In Haliaeetus albicilla chromosome 3, bHalAlb1.1, whole genome shotgun sequence, the following are encoded in one genomic region:
- the LYPLA1 gene encoding acyl-protein thioesterase 1 isoform X1, protein MCGNNMSAPLPAIVPAARKATAAVIFLHGLGDTGHGWSEALAGIKSPHVKYICPHAPVMPVSLNMNMAMPSWFDIIGLSPDSQEDEVGIKQAAENVKALIDQEVKNGIPSNRIILGGFSQGGALSLYTALTTQQKLAGVVALSCWLPLRASFPQGPISGVNKEIAVLQCHGDCDPLVPLMFGSLTVEKLKSMINPANITFRTYSGMMHSSCIEEMMDVKQFIDKHLPPVD, encoded by the exons ATGTGCGGCAACAACATGTCGGCGCCGCTCCCCGCCATCGTCCCGGCCGCCAGGAAGGCGACGGCTGCC gtCATTTTTCTTCATGGATTGGGAGATACCGG GCATGGATGGTCAGAAGCGCTTGCAGGTATCAAAAGCCCccatgtaaaatacatttgccCACATGC GCCAGTTATGCCAGTTTCTTTGAACATGAACATGGCTATGCCATCATG GTTTGATATCATTGGACTTTCTCCAGATTCACAAGAAGATGAAGTTGGGATCAAGCAGGCAGCGGAGAATG TTAAAGCACTGATAGATCAAGAAGTAAAAAATGGAATTCCTTCTAATCGAATTATTCTGGGAGGCTTTTCTCAG GGAGGTGCTTTATCATTGTATACAGCTCTtacaacacaacaaaaattaGCAGGTGTTGTAGCCCTCAGCTGTTGGCTTCCTCTACGGGCTTCTTTTCCTCAG GGCCCTATCAGTGGTGTCAACAAGGAGATTGCTGTTCTTCAGTGCCATGGAGACTGTGACCCATTGGTTCCTTTAATGTTTGGTTCTCTCACTGTTGAGAAGCTAAAGAGTATGATAAATCCAGCCAACATAACCTTCAGGACTTACTCTGGCATGATGCATAGTTCATGTATTGAG
- the LYPLA1 gene encoding acyl-protein thioesterase 1 isoform X2: MVRSACRPVMPVSLNMNMAMPSWFDIIGLSPDSQEDEVGIKQAAENVKALIDQEVKNGIPSNRIILGGFSQGGALSLYTALTTQQKLAGVVALSCWLPLRASFPQGPISGVNKEIAVLQCHGDCDPLVPLMFGSLTVEKLKSMINPANITFRTYSGMMHSSCIEEMMDVKQFIDKHLPPVD; this comes from the exons ATGGTCAGAAGCGCTTGCAG GCCAGTTATGCCAGTTTCTTTGAACATGAACATGGCTATGCCATCATG GTTTGATATCATTGGACTTTCTCCAGATTCACAAGAAGATGAAGTTGGGATCAAGCAGGCAGCGGAGAATG TTAAAGCACTGATAGATCAAGAAGTAAAAAATGGAATTCCTTCTAATCGAATTATTCTGGGAGGCTTTTCTCAG GGAGGTGCTTTATCATTGTATACAGCTCTtacaacacaacaaaaattaGCAGGTGTTGTAGCCCTCAGCTGTTGGCTTCCTCTACGGGCTTCTTTTCCTCAG GGCCCTATCAGTGGTGTCAACAAGGAGATTGCTGTTCTTCAGTGCCATGGAGACTGTGACCCATTGGTTCCTTTAATGTTTGGTTCTCTCACTGTTGAGAAGCTAAAGAGTATGATAAATCCAGCCAACATAACCTTCAGGACTTACTCTGGCATGATGCATAGTTCATGTATTGAG
- the MRPL15 gene encoding large ribosomal subunit protein uL15m — protein MSGNGRSKALELLRSLPRVSLANLRPSPGSKKPERRRGRGRYGGRKCGRGHKGERQRGNRPRLGFEGGQTPFYLAIPKYGFNEGHSRRRQYQPLSLQRLQYLIDLGRVDPMQPIDLTQLTNARGVTVQPLKRDYGVQLVEEGADIFSAKVNIEVQWASELAIAAVEKNGGVVTTSFYDPRSLEILCKPVVFFLRGQPIPKRMLPPEDLVRYYTDARNRGYLADPSKVAEARLELAKKYGYVLPDITKDELFKMLSARKDPRQIFFGLAPGWIVNMADKKILKPTDERLLKYYSS, from the exons ATGAGCGGGAATGGCCGGAGCAAGGCTCTGGAGCTGCTGCGGTCGCTGCCCAGGGTCAGTCTGGCCAACCTAAGGCCCAGCCCAGGCTCCAAAAAGCCG GAGAGAAGACGTGGCCGTGGAAGATATGGAGGTAGGAAGTGTGGTCGAGGTCACAAAGGAGAAAGACAAAGAGGAAATCGCCCCCGATTAGGCTTTGAGGGTGGTCAAACTCCATTTTACTTGGCCATACCAAAATATGGGTTTAATGAGGGACATAG CCGCAGGCGTCAGTATCAACCCCTCAGTCTTCAGAGGCTCCAGTACCTGATTGATTTGGGCAGAGTTGATCCCATGCAACCAATTGACTTAACGCAGCTCACTAATGCCAGAGGTGTAACAGTGCAACCTCTCAAAAGGGATTATGGTGTCCAGCTGGTGGAGGAG GGTGCTgatattttttcagcaaaagtaAATATTGAAGTGCAGTGGGCATCTGAATTAGCAATTGCAGCCGTAGAAAAAAATGGAGGTGTTGTAACAACATCGTTCTACGATCCAAGGAGTTTGG AAATTTTATGTAAGCCAGTAGTATTTTTTCTGCGTGGCCAGCCTATTCCAAAGCGAATGCTTCCACCAGAAGATCTAGTCCGTTACTACACAGATGCCAGGAATCGTGGTTACCTGGCAGATCCATCTAAGGTTGCGGAAGCCAGACTTGAACTTGCCAAGAAATACGGCTATGTCTTACCAGACATAACGAAGGATGAGCTCTTCAAAATGTTAAGTGCACGCAAGGATCCTCGACAGATATTTTTTGGTCTTGCTCCAGGATGGATCGTAAACATGGCAGACAAGAAAATTCTAAAACCAACTGATGAGAGGCTGTTAAAATACTATAGCTCATGA